The following are encoded together in the Thiobacillus sp. SCUT-2 genome:
- a CDS encoding FTR1 family iron permease produces MGNALFIVWRETIEAMLVIGILHGWLSARPDARAGFPWLWGGIAAGLGLALFLAVTIMDIQSWVSANALEWFQAVMPLVACGLIFQMVWWMRRHGAGLKKELEAGMESAADRANWLGIAVLAAVAVGREGAETVVFLYGAVKGSANADIALGSATGFLLALAAYWLLSRGSRFVSWRAFFRVTEVMLLLLGGALLVDGAEKLVGLEALPPLADPLWNTAFLLDDSTRAGGLVAAFTGYRAAPSGMAYALLAVYWALALGVLLKLKPMRRKA; encoded by the coding sequence ATGGGTAATGCGCTTTTCATCGTCTGGCGGGAAACCATCGAAGCGATGCTGGTGATCGGCATTCTGCACGGATGGCTCAGCGCCCGTCCCGACGCCCGCGCCGGCTTTCCCTGGCTGTGGGGCGGAATCGCGGCAGGCCTGGGGCTTGCCCTGTTCCTAGCCGTAACGATCATGGACATCCAGTCGTGGGTGTCGGCAAATGCGCTCGAATGGTTTCAGGCTGTCATGCCGCTCGTCGCCTGTGGCCTAATTTTCCAGATGGTCTGGTGGATGCGCCGCCACGGCGCCGGTCTGAAAAAGGAACTGGAAGCCGGCATGGAAAGTGCCGCCGATCGGGCCAACTGGCTGGGCATTGCGGTCCTGGCTGCGGTGGCGGTGGGACGCGAAGGCGCGGAGACGGTGGTGTTCCTCTACGGCGCGGTCAAGGGCAGCGCGAATGCCGACATTGCCCTGGGTAGCGCGACCGGTTTCCTGCTCGCCTTGGCTGCCTATTGGCTGCTTTCCCGCGGCAGCCGGTTTGTTTCGTGGCGCGCCTTTTTCCGCGTCACGGAAGTGATGCTCCTGCTGCTTGGCGGGGCGCTGCTGGTGGACGGTGCGGAAAAACTCGTCGGGCTGGAAGCGCTGCCGCCGCTGGCAGATCCGCTGTGGAACACGGCATTCCTGCTGGACGACAGTACCCGGGCAGGCGGGCTCGTGGCCGCCTTCACCGGTTACCGGGCGGCGCCATCGGGCATGGCCTACGCATTGCTCGCGGTCTACTGGGCACTTGCCCTTGGCGTGCTACTCAAATTGAAACCGATGAGGCGCAAGGCAT
- a CDS encoding cupredoxin domain-containing protein, with amino-acid sequence MTLRFSAFVGLVSAALAAAVFLLAPAQAGAAELPAYTVVAKNGRLIPNILNVPAGVRFKIVVRNEGRDAIEFESLQLRKEKVLAPGAESFVVIAPLKPGEYDFFDEFHPDTGRSRIVVK; translated from the coding sequence ATGACATTGCGTTTTTCTGCGTTCGTTGGCCTCGTTTCCGCCGCCCTCGCGGCGGCGGTTTTTCTGCTCGCACCTGCGCAAGCGGGCGCGGCGGAATTGCCCGCCTATACCGTGGTGGCCAAGAACGGGCGGCTGATCCCCAACATCCTTAACGTGCCTGCCGGGGTGCGCTTCAAGATTGTGGTGCGCAATGAAGGACGCGACGCGATCGAGTTCGAGAGCCTGCAACTGAGGAAAGAGAAGGTACTCGCGCCTGGCGCCGAATCCTTTGTGGTGATCGCCCCGTTGAAGCCCGGCGAGTATGACTTTTTTGACGAATTCCATCCCGACACCGGACGTAGCCGCATCGTCGTGAAATAA
- a CDS encoding carbohydrate porin, which translates to MKPLALAAALFAALPAHAASSEADLTKLIQKLNERLDNLEKRNAELEKQIQADHAAKVPADIEKRVQSLEQAQEQVNKALDSDEISQYEPDLTSRLKAAEKDVLETRKAVKRTEGLEGLKVGASLTTVAQMPSGLPKGTADGNSQLNYRADVTAELPLEPFGNVDQKIFAHFRMGQGLGLNSPFANLGAFASAPNAVAFRASGASPDDSVAILGQAWYQAAIPLPFGGFKPRSRETLELTFGKMDIFGFFDRNAGANDESRQFLNSIFVHNPLLDAGRQVGVDANGFQPGFVASYLNETRKPQTWRVSLGVFGTGVGANYQRFFSSPLIMAQAETSLRFFDGLTGNYRLYAWQQGQGTELDGSTASQGGWGISADQRLGDGVTLFGRYGQMAKGKVPFDRALTLGAEFNGSYWDRGADAIGVAAGWLQASDDYHAAGGTRDLLGNDNPADASTFTDNINFTPSGAERVAEIYYRYHITNQFELSPDFQYVWRMGANPAASNAMVLGLRAQLSY; encoded by the coding sequence ATGAAACCTTTGGCGCTCGCCGCTGCGCTGTTTGCCGCGCTGCCGGCCCATGCCGCCTCTTCGGAGGCCGACTTGACGAAGCTTATCCAGAAGCTCAACGAGCGCCTGGATAATCTCGAAAAACGCAATGCCGAACTGGAGAAGCAAATCCAGGCCGACCACGCTGCCAAGGTGCCAGCCGACATCGAGAAGCGTGTGCAATCCCTGGAACAGGCCCAGGAACAAGTGAACAAGGCGCTGGATAGCGACGAGATCAGCCAGTATGAACCCGATCTGACCTCGCGTCTGAAGGCGGCGGAGAAGGACGTGCTGGAAACCAGGAAAGCGGTCAAGCGAACCGAAGGCCTGGAAGGGCTGAAAGTCGGGGCGAGCCTGACCACCGTGGCGCAGATGCCATCCGGCCTGCCCAAGGGTACCGCTGACGGCAACAGCCAGCTCAACTATCGTGCCGATGTCACCGCCGAACTGCCGCTGGAGCCCTTCGGCAACGTGGATCAAAAGATATTCGCCCATTTCCGCATGGGCCAAGGGCTGGGTCTCAATAGCCCCTTCGCCAACCTGGGCGCCTTTGCCAGCGCGCCCAATGCCGTGGCATTCCGCGCCAGCGGCGCCAGCCCGGACGACTCCGTGGCGATTCTCGGCCAGGCCTGGTACCAGGCCGCTATCCCGCTGCCTTTTGGCGGCTTCAAGCCGCGCTCCCGCGAAACCCTTGAGCTCACCTTCGGCAAGATGGATATCTTCGGCTTCTTCGACCGGAATGCCGGTGCCAACGACGAAAGCCGCCAGTTCCTGAATTCCATTTTCGTGCACAACCCGCTGCTGGACGCGGGCAGACAGGTCGGCGTGGATGCCAACGGCTTCCAGCCGGGCTTCGTGGCTTCTTATCTGAACGAGACCCGCAAGCCCCAAACCTGGCGCGTGTCCCTTGGCGTGTTCGGCACCGGCGTGGGCGCCAATTACCAGCGTTTCTTTTCATCCCCGCTGATCATGGCCCAGGCGGAGACCTCGCTCAGGTTCTTCGACGGCCTGACCGGCAACTACCGCCTGTATGCCTGGCAACAGGGGCAGGGCACGGAGCTAGACGGCTCCACCGCATCGCAAGGCGGCTGGGGCATTTCCGCCGACCAGCGTTTGGGCGACGGCGTGACCCTGTTCGGACGTTACGGCCAGATGGCCAAGGGCAAGGTGCCCTTCGACCGCGCCCTCACCTTGGGAGCCGAGTTCAACGGTTCCTACTGGGATCGGGGCGCCGACGCCATCGGGGTGGCCGCTGGCTGGCTGCAGGCGAGCGACGATTACCATGCTGCCGGCGGCACCCGGGATCTGCTTGGCAACGATAACCCGGCCGATGCCTCCACCTTCACCGACAATATCAACTTCACCCCCAGCGGCGCGGAAAGGGTGGCTGAAATCTACTATCGCTACCACATCACTAACCAGTTCGAGCTTTCCCCCGATTTTCAGTACGTTTGGAGAATGGGCGCCAACCCGGCCGCCAGCAACGCCATGGTGCTGGGATTGCGTGCTCAACTTTCATATTAA
- a CDS encoding iron transporter — protein MHFRNLVAPIALAALTAILPATALAVEYPIGTPQQRNGMELGAVYLQPVEMEPEGMMRPAKDSDVHLEADIHALANNPNGFDEGAWMPYLTVKYEVTKQGGNEKISGDFMPMVANDGPHYGDNVKLMGPGKYHVKYTIYPPSAGSHFGRHIDRLTGVRPWFRPFEVEYDFTYVGIGKKGGY, from the coding sequence ATGCATTTTCGTAACCTCGTTGCCCCCATTGCTCTGGCTGCATTGACGGCCATCCTCCCGGCGACCGCCCTGGCCGTGGAATACCCGATCGGCACGCCTCAGCAGCGCAATGGAATGGAACTCGGCGCCGTCTATCTGCAACCAGTCGAAATGGAACCGGAAGGCATGATGCGCCCGGCCAAGGATTCCGACGTGCACCTGGAAGCTGACATCCATGCCCTGGCCAACAACCCCAACGGCTTTGACGAAGGTGCATGGATGCCCTATTTGACGGTCAAGTACGAAGTCACCAAGCAGGGCGGTAACGAAAAAATCAGCGGCGATTTCATGCCCATGGTGGCCAACGACGGCCCGCATTACGGCGACAACGTGAAGCTCATGGGGCCGGGCAAATATCATGTCAAGTACACCATCTATCCGCCTTCTGCCGGTTCGCATTTCGGTCGCCACATCGACCGCCTTACTGGCGTGCGCCCCTGGTTCAGGCCCTTCGAGGTGGAGTACGACTTCACCTATGTCGGCATCGGCAAGAAGGGCGGGTACTAA
- the hemP gene encoding hemin uptake protein HemP produces MFDRYLKLHMPIVANTNHSCYSLLMQNSRITQSAPESSQSKADRQPESISSEMLFQGSRALVIEHDNERYVLRITRHGKLILTK; encoded by the coding sequence ATGTTTGATCGCTATCTCAAACTTCACATGCCTATTGTTGCAAACACGAATCATTCCTGTTATAGTTTACTGATGCAGAATAGTCGCATCACACAAAGCGCGCCAGAATCTAGCCAAAGCAAGGCGGACCGACAGCCGGAGTCCATCTCTTCGGAGATGTTGTTCCAGGGATCGCGCGCATTGGTGATCGAGCATGACAACGAGCGCTATGTCCTAAGGATCACACGCCACGGCAAACTAATTCTGACGAAATAA
- a CDS encoding helix-turn-helix transcriptional regulator produces the protein MAIRKDMALANRIKDARIRAGLSQAELARRCGVSPSLLCNLENGKIKSLRHSTLLQMSKTLGESPEWLTFGNGHTKPSSTRSKFEHDFLVDFHKLSAAERKIVARMVHSLVMDKLVQK, from the coding sequence ATGGCGATTCGGAAGGATATGGCGCTCGCTAACCGAATCAAAGACGCCAGGATTCGCGCAGGACTGAGCCAAGCCGAACTCGCCAGGCGATGTGGTGTTTCTCCGTCTCTGCTGTGCAACCTTGAAAACGGAAAGATCAAGTCATTACGCCATTCCACACTGCTTCAAATGTCAAAAACTCTTGGGGAATCGCCCGAGTGGCTCACCTTCGGGAATGGTCACACCAAGCCATCCTCTACCCGCTCGAAATTCGAGCATGACTTCTTGGTGGATTTTCATAAGCTGTCTGCGGCGGAAAGGAAGATTGTGGCCCGCATGGTCCATAGCTTGGTGATGGACAAACTGGTACAAAAATGA
- a CDS encoding ATP-binding protein — MRPCEHEHYRVPGSHDGGSGLGLAIVRNIAERLGGTVRLEDRSDRTGLVFVYRQRLSPI; from the coding sequence ATGAGGCCATGCGAACACGAACATTACCGTGTGCCCGGGAGCCATGATGGCGGAAGCGGCCTGGGTCTGGCAATTGTGCGTAATATCGCCGAACGTCTGGGTGGAACCGTCAGACTTGAAGATCGGTCGGACAGGACGGGATTGGTTTTTGTCTACCGTCAACGTCTGTCCCCTATCTAG
- a CDS encoding helix-turn-helix transcriptional regulator: MNDNPSQRATVHERTVHDDCRAEDDKLPHLPPKNPLRLRRTIRRTELRQMVPLADTTIYDMERHGEFPRRFNLTARCVVWDLAEVEAWIAARRQASDSDQLKRAPSPDVRQRKRRPVKARPAS, translated from the coding sequence ATGAATGACAACCCATCACAGCGAGCAACCGTTCACGAGCGTACCGTGCATGACGATTGTCGCGCCGAGGACGACAAGTTACCGCATCTACCGCCCAAAAACCCTCTTCGCCTCCGACGCACCATTCGACGCACTGAGTTGCGTCAAATGGTGCCGCTGGCCGACACGACAATCTACGATATGGAGAGACACGGAGAATTTCCGCGCCGCTTCAATCTGACGGCGCGCTGCGTGGTGTGGGACCTGGCCGAGGTGGAGGCCTGGATAGCCGCGCGGCGGCAGGCCTCAGACTCTGATCAACTGAAGCGGGCGCCCTCGCCCGATGTACGCCAACGCAAGCGTCGCCCTGTCAAAGCAAGGCCTGCGTCGTGA
- a CDS encoding tyrosine-type recombinase/integrase: MLTDTALKNLKPKSAQYKVADRDGMYVTVSPVGTVTFRYDYRLNGRRETLTIGRYGPDGLSLARARERCLEARRAVVEGRSPSQEKQRQKRRLAEAKTFGEFTARWAAEARMADSTRSMRKSILDRDILPVFQNRLLTEITADDLRGLCNKVKGRGAPATAIHVRDIVKQVYGFAILHGEKVANPADDVGPSSIATFVPKDRALSPSEIRIMLSQMEHVASYPTIKLGLRLILLTLVRKSELIHATWDEVDFEKALWSIPKERMKASKAHNIYLSQQALDIMVALRTCAGGSRYLIPSRYDADKCMSNATLNRVTQLIVERAKTNSLPLELFTVHDLRRTGSTILNELGFNSDWIEKCLAHEDGRSSRGVYNKAEYAEQRRHMLQEWADMIDAWTAGKSHTPTLLPPSMKVLTTQALL; encoded by the coding sequence ATGCTCACCGATACCGCACTGAAGAACCTCAAGCCCAAGAGCGCTCAATACAAGGTGGCCGACCGGGACGGCATGTACGTGACTGTCTCACCGGTCGGCACCGTCACCTTCCGTTACGACTATCGCCTCAATGGGCGCCGCGAAACTCTGACGATCGGCCGCTACGGGCCAGATGGCTTGTCGCTGGCCAGGGCGCGTGAGCGCTGCCTGGAGGCCAGGCGTGCCGTGGTTGAAGGGCGGTCGCCTTCGCAGGAGAAGCAGCGCCAGAAGCGCCGGCTTGCTGAGGCCAAGACCTTCGGCGAATTTACCGCCAGGTGGGCCGCCGAGGCGCGCATGGCCGACAGCACGCGATCCATGCGCAAGAGCATCCTCGATCGCGACATCCTGCCGGTTTTCCAGAATCGGCTGCTGACCGAGATTACGGCCGACGACCTGCGTGGGCTGTGCAACAAGGTCAAGGGCAGGGGGGCGCCGGCCACGGCGATCCACGTCCGCGATATCGTTAAACAGGTCTATGGCTTTGCCATTCTGCATGGCGAGAAGGTGGCCAACCCCGCCGACGACGTTGGCCCGTCGTCGATCGCCACCTTCGTTCCGAAGGACCGCGCGCTGTCGCCGAGCGAGATTCGCATCATGCTGTCCCAGATGGAGCATGTCGCGTCGTACCCCACCATCAAGCTCGGCCTGCGGCTGATTCTGCTCACCCTGGTGCGCAAGAGCGAGTTGATCCACGCGACGTGGGACGAGGTGGATTTTGAGAAGGCGCTATGGAGCATCCCGAAGGAACGCATGAAAGCGTCCAAAGCCCATAACATCTACTTGTCGCAGCAGGCGCTCGATATCATGGTCGCCCTGCGCACCTGTGCCGGCGGTTCGCGCTACCTGATTCCGTCGCGCTACGACGCTGACAAATGCATGTCCAACGCCACACTCAACCGGGTTACGCAACTAATAGTCGAACGCGCGAAAACGAACAGCCTGCCGCTGGAACTCTTCACCGTGCACGACCTGCGGCGCACGGGTTCGACCATCCTCAACGAGCTCGGCTTCAACAGCGACTGGATCGAGAAGTGCCTAGCACACGAAGACGGTCGCTCGTCGCGAGGCGTCTACAACAAGGCTGAATATGCCGAGCAGCGGCGTCACATGCTGCAGGAATGGGCCGACATGATTGACGCGTGGACCGCAGGCAAGTCGCACACTCCGACCTTGCTGCCGCCATCGATGAAGGTGCTCACGACGCAGGCCTTGCTTTGA
- the guaA gene encoding glutamine-hydrolyzing GMP synthase encodes MHQKILILDFGSQYTQLIARRVREAGVYCELHPNDVTEQFIRDFAPQGIVLSGGPSSVYEEETPRAPDVVFALGVPVLGICYGMQTMAAQLGGQVESAAKREFGYAEIRARGHTALLRDIQDRVNDEGHGLLDVWMSHGDKVTALPEGFKVMASNAATPIAAMADEARRFYGVQFHPEVTHTLQGKHILNRFVHDICGCGSDWNMPDYVDEAIGKVRSEVGSDEVILGLSGGVDSSVVAALLHRAIGDQLTCVFVDNGLLRLNEAEQVMETFAKNLGVKVIHVDASERFMKELTGVTDPEQKRKIIGREFVHVFQEEAEKLPKAKWLAQGTIYPDVIESASAKTKKAHTIKSHHNVGGLPETLHLKLLEPLRELFKDEVRELGIALGLPHDMVYRHPFPGPGLGVRILGEVKREYADLLRRADAIFIEELRAAGWYEKTSQAFAVFLPVKSVGVMGDGRTYDYVVALRAVVTSDFMTAHWAELPYTLLGKVSNRIINEVRGLNRVVYDISGKPPATIEWE; translated from the coding sequence ATGCACCAGAAAATCCTCATCCTCGACTTCGGTTCCCAGTACACCCAGCTGATCGCGCGCCGCGTGCGCGAGGCCGGCGTCTACTGCGAGCTGCATCCCAACGACGTCACCGAACAGTTCATCCGCGATTTCGCGCCGCAGGGCATCGTCCTCTCCGGCGGCCCCAGTTCGGTGTACGAGGAGGAGACGCCGCGGGCGCCCGACGTCGTGTTCGCGCTGGGCGTGCCGGTGCTCGGCATCTGCTACGGCATGCAGACCATGGCGGCGCAACTCGGCGGCCAGGTGGAGAGCGCGGCCAAGCGCGAGTTCGGCTACGCGGAGATCCGCGCGCGCGGCCATACCGCGCTGCTGCGCGACATCCAGGACCGCGTCAACGACGAGGGGCACGGCCTGCTCGACGTGTGGATGAGCCACGGCGACAAGGTCACCGCGCTGCCGGAGGGCTTCAAGGTGATGGCGAGCAATGCCGCCACACCGATCGCCGCGATGGCCGACGAGGCGCGCCGCTTCTACGGCGTACAGTTCCACCCCGAGGTCACCCACACGCTGCAGGGCAAGCACATTCTCAACCGCTTCGTGCACGACATCTGCGGCTGCGGCTCCGACTGGAACATGCCCGACTACGTAGACGAGGCGATCGGCAAGGTGCGCTCCGAAGTCGGCAGCGACGAAGTGATCCTGGGCCTCTCTGGTGGGGTCGATTCCTCGGTCGTCGCGGCGCTGCTGCATCGCGCGATCGGCGACCAGCTGACCTGCGTGTTCGTCGACAACGGCCTCTTGCGCCTGAACGAGGCGGAGCAGGTGATGGAGACGTTCGCGAAGAACCTCGGCGTCAAGGTCATCCACGTCGATGCGTCCGAGCGCTTCATGAAGGAGCTGACTGGCGTCACCGACCCCGAGCAGAAACGCAAGATCATCGGCCGCGAGTTCGTCCACGTGTTCCAGGAAGAGGCCGAGAAGCTGCCCAAGGCCAAGTGGCTGGCGCAGGGCACGATCTATCCCGACGTCATCGAATCGGCCAGCGCCAAGACCAAGAAGGCGCACACCATCAAGAGCCACCACAACGTCGGCGGCCTGCCCGAGACGCTGCACCTGAAGCTGCTGGAGCCCTTGCGCGAACTCTTCAAGGACGAGGTGCGCGAGCTCGGCATCGCGCTCGGCCTGCCGCACGACATGGTCTATCGCCATCCCTTCCCGGGCCCGGGCCTCGGCGTGCGCATCCTCGGCGAGGTGAAGCGCGAATACGCCGACCTGCTCAGAAGGGCCGATGCCATCTTCATCGAGGAGCTGCGCGCCGCCGGCTGGTACGAGAAAACCAGCCAGGCCTTCGCCGTGTTCCTGCCGGTGAAGAGCGTCGGGGTCATGGGCGACGGTCGGACGTATGACTATGTCGTCGCGCTGCGTGCCGTCGTCACCAGCGACTTCATGACCGCCCACTGGGCCGAGCTGCCCTACACCCTGCTCGGCAAGGTCTCCAATCGCATCATCAACGAAGTCCGCGGGCTGAATCGCGTCGTCTATGACATCAGTGGCAAGCCGCCCGCTACCATCGAGTGGGAATAA
- the guaB gene encoding IMP dehydrogenase, translating into MRVLQKALTFDDVLLVPAHSSILPREVSLATQLTRSITLNLPLLSAAMDTVTEARLAIALAQEGGIGIIHKNMNAEMQAAQVSAVKRFESGVVKDPITIAPQMTVRQVLEITRAKRISGLPVIENGKVVGIVTNRDLRFETSLDQPVANIMTPKERLVTVKEGANRDEAMALLHKHRLERVLVVNDAFELRGLITVKDIQKSSEHPMACKDAMGRLRVGAAVGTGEGTEERVAALVAAGVDVVVVDTAHGHSKGVLDRVKWVKDTYPDVQVIGGNIATAAAAAALVEHGADAVKVGIGPGSICTTRMVAGVGVPQISAVANVADALAGSGVGVIADGGIRYSGDIAKALAAGANCVMLGGLLAGTEEAPGEVELFQGRSYKSYRGMGSLGAMQQGSSDRYFQDNEKSAEKLVPEGIEGRVPYKGSVLGVIHQMMGGLRSSMGYLGVATIAEMHAKAEFVEITGAGIRESHVHDVQITKEAPNYRVE; encoded by the coding sequence ATGCGTGTTCTGCAAAAAGCGCTGACGTTCGACGACGTTCTGCTCGTCCCCGCCCATTCCTCCATCCTCCCCCGCGAAGTCAGCCTGGCCACGCAGCTGACCCGCTCGATCACCCTGAACCTGCCCCTGCTGTCCGCCGCCATGGACACGGTGACCGAGGCGCGCCTGGCGATCGCCCTGGCACAGGAAGGCGGCATCGGCATCATCCACAAGAACATGAATGCCGAGATGCAGGCCGCGCAGGTTTCGGCCGTCAAGCGCTTCGAGTCCGGCGTGGTCAAGGACCCCATCACCATCGCGCCGCAGATGACGGTGCGTCAGGTTCTCGAGATCACCCGCGCCAAGCGCATTTCCGGCCTGCCGGTGATCGAGAACGGCAAGGTGGTCGGCATCGTCACCAACCGCGACCTGCGCTTCGAAACCAGCCTCGACCAGCCGGTCGCCAACATCATGACGCCGAAGGAGCGGCTGGTGACGGTGAAGGAAGGCGCCAACCGCGACGAGGCGATGGCGCTTCTGCACAAGCACCGGCTCGAGCGCGTGCTGGTCGTCAACGATGCCTTCGAGCTGCGCGGGCTGATCACCGTCAAGGACATCCAGAAGTCGAGCGAGCATCCCATGGCGTGCAAGGACGCGATGGGCCGACTGCGCGTCGGCGCCGCCGTCGGCACGGGTGAGGGCACCGAGGAGCGCGTCGCGGCGCTGGTCGCAGCGGGCGTCGATGTCGTCGTCGTCGATACCGCGCACGGCCACTCCAAGGGCGTGCTCGATCGCGTCAAATGGGTCAAAGACACCTATCCCGATGTCCAGGTCATCGGCGGCAACATCGCCACCGCCGCCGCGGCCGCGGCACTGGTCGAGCACGGCGCCGACGCGGTCAAGGTCGGCATCGGCCCCGGCTCGATCTGCACCACCCGCATGGTCGCCGGCGTCGGCGTGCCGCAGATCAGCGCCGTGGCCAACGTCGCCGATGCACTGGCGGGCAGCGGCGTCGGCGTGATCGCCGACGGCGGCATCCGCTATTCCGGCGACATCGCCAAGGCCCTCGCTGCCGGCGCGAACTGCGTGATGCTCGGCGGCCTGCTGGCCGGCACCGAGGAAGCGCCCGGCGAGGTCGAGCTGTTCCAGGGACGTTCTTACAAGTCGTATCGCGGCATGGGCTCCCTGGGCGCGATGCAGCAGGGATCTTCCGACCGCTATTTCCAGGACAACGAGAAGAGCGCCGAGAAGCTGGTGCCGGAAGGCATCGAGGGCCGCGTGCCCTACAAGGGCAGCGTGCTCGGCGTGATCCATCAGATGATGGGCGGCCTGCGCTCCAGCATGGGCTATCTCGGCGTCGCCACCATCGCCGAGATGCACGCCAAGGCCGAATTCGTCGAGATCACCGGTGCGGGCATCCGCGAATCGCACGTGCACGACGTGCAGATCACCAAGGAAGCGCCGAATTACCGTGTTGAGTAG
- a CDS encoding DUF4124 domain-containing protein has product MSAIALAPHAHADLYKWTDARGNVHYGDQAPAGQARIIHTPAAGQSAITSQARQSLDAQEQAFQKRRQAAADARAKADKEAEQTRMRRENCAKARSNLSALQNSPRVYSTDAAGQRSYMDDAARERATADSQKAVADFCK; this is encoded by the coding sequence TTGAGTGCCATCGCGCTGGCTCCCCACGCGCACGCCGACCTGTACAAATGGACCGACGCGCGCGGCAACGTGCATTACGGCGACCAAGCGCCGGCCGGCCAGGCCCGGATCATCCACACCCCGGCAGCCGGGCAGTCCGCCATCACCTCCCAGGCACGGCAATCGCTCGACGCCCAGGAGCAGGCCTTCCAGAAACGTCGCCAGGCGGCGGCGGATGCACGTGCCAAGGCCGACAAGGAAGCCGAACAGACGCGCATGCGGCGCGAGAATTGCGCCAAGGCCCGCAGCAACCTCAGCGCGCTGCAGAACAGCCCGCGCGTCTATTCCACCGATGCCGCCGGGCAGCGAAGCTACATGGACGATGCCGCGCGCGAACGCGCAACGGCCGACAGCCAGAAGGCCGTCGCGGACTTCTGCAAATAA
- a CDS encoding RnfH family protein yields MNAATIDVEVIYALPHQQPLLRVRLAEGATVEEAIRRSGVLEDHPEIDLARNKVGIFSKLVKLDEKLRDKDRVEIYRPLIADPKEVRRKRAEEGKVMKKGGGDAPAAKSADPDEAA; encoded by the coding sequence ATGAATGCCGCCACGATCGATGTCGAAGTGATTTACGCCCTGCCGCATCAGCAGCCCCTGCTGCGCGTGCGCCTCGCCGAGGGCGCGACGGTGGAAGAGGCGATCCGCCGGTCGGGTGTGCTCGAGGACCATCCCGAGATCGATCTCGCCCGCAACAAGGTCGGGATCTTCAGCAAGCTGGTCAAGCTGGACGAGAAGCTGCGCGACAAGGACCGCGTCGAGATCTATCGGCCGCTGATTGCCGACCCCAAGGAAGTCCGCCGCAAGCGCGCGGAGGAAGGCAAGGTCATGAAGAAGGGGGGCGGCGACGCCCCCGCCGCGAAATCCGCCGACCCGGACGAAGCGGCCTGA
- a CDS encoding type II toxin-antitoxin system RatA family toxin yields MARVEKSVLVAHPPERMFELVDRVEDYPDFLPWCGGTELKLRDAQCTVATIHIAYMGIRQSFTTENTKTYPREMRIRLRDGPFSHLEGDWTFLPLGEDACKVEFRLQYVFSSRMLETVLAPVFSHITNTFVDAFVRRADEVYAA; encoded by the coding sequence ATGGCGCGTGTGGAAAAAAGTGTGCTGGTCGCCCATCCTCCCGAACGGATGTTCGAACTGGTGGACAGGGTCGAGGACTACCCCGATTTCCTGCCCTGGTGCGGCGGCACCGAGCTGAAGTTGCGCGACGCGCAGTGCACGGTGGCGACGATCCATATCGCCTACATGGGCATCCGCCAGAGCTTCACGACGGAAAACACCAAGACCTATCCGCGCGAAATGCGAATTCGCCTGCGGGATGGCCCGTTTTCCCATCTGGAGGGCGACTGGACGTTCCTTCCGCTCGGGGAGGATGCCTGCAAGGTCGAGTTCCGGCTTCAGTACGTCTTCTCCAGCCGGATGCTGGAGACGGTCCTCGCGCCCGTCTTCAGCCATATCACCAATACTTTCGTCGATGCCTTCGTGCGTCGCGCAGACGAGGTATATGCCGCATGA
- the smpB gene encoding SsrA-binding protein SmpB, whose translation MSIVDNKKAFHDYFIEERFEAGLVLEGWEVKAIRAGRVQLKESYVVVKNGAVFLIGCHISPLSTASTHIHPDPTRSRKLLLHAAEINKLIGKTERAGYTLVPLDLHYSKGRIKLEIGLAKGKKQHDKRAAEKEREWQREKQRLLRAG comes from the coding sequence ATGAGCATCGTCGACAACAAAAAAGCCTTTCACGACTATTTCATCGAGGAACGATTCGAGGCCGGCCTCGTGCTCGAGGGGTGGGAAGTGAAGGCGATCCGCGCCGGCCGGGTGCAGTTGAAGGAATCGTACGTCGTCGTGAAGAACGGGGCGGTCTTCCTGATCGGCTGCCACATCAGCCCGCTGTCCACCGCGTCCACGCACATCCACCCCGATCCGACGCGCTCGCGCAAGCTCCTGCTCCATGCGGCGGAAATCAACAAGCTGATCGGCAAGACCGAGCGCGCGGGCTACACGCTGGTGCCGCTCGACCTCCACTATTCCAAGGGCCGCATCAAGCTCGAGATCGGCCTTGCCAAGGGCAAGAAGCAGCACGACAAGCGCGCCGCCGAGAAGGAACGCGAATGGCAGCGCGAAAAGCAGCGCCTGCTCCGCGCAGGTTGA